Proteins encoded together in one Impatiens glandulifera chromosome 1, dImpGla2.1, whole genome shotgun sequence window:
- the LOC124919628 gene encoding myosin-binding protein 1-like, whose protein sequence is MATKDTSFVQSQSQEGRQDIISALSSAVFEWLLMFMLFIDSCFSHLIMRFAAYCKLHLPCLICSRLDHVFGNAKHKFYWDMICGNHKQEISSLVFCRVHNKLGDVNGMCENCLFSFATIDKSNAETYRLLVGKMGAGDEFDDDPSFADREYGLSRCSCCNGVWTKKIHTASPHLSAKSARLDHTELDALLSVGSEYDLKRKKIGEETSSRSFKAPLKMRNNSFDPPLYDVGYTKVKITSDSESEDTIHENGDDEHQNINFDHDLGLERLINLDSLSKLDKMVDSEYGLKKKKTLKETTSRSFEAPLMMRKNSFDTPLYDSGYTKVKITSDTESEDLIHENGDDEHQTVNFDHDLGLERLIPLDSFSELDEMVDSQVVLVNVDNSVSAVGHGLEELNWSQVEQKRYEESSTKKWKHFDEKWPSSDIIAILCQEEVTTTTSTLEQKVDNEDGVVSEIETSPKMNHVAGDVEQNSGDSLMVNIETSERSIIGSETSQLFPNDLELGDAYKLAVANKSRQLSGKFLQQISQKESTRLSEDLKLLLSQMTSNRGSELPPYDMSPRVSVVSRISLERNESGLSLDGSVVGEIEGENEIDRLKRQAEYDKKIMNALYKELEEERNASAVAANQAMAMITKLQEEKAAVHMEALQCIRVMEEQAEYDVEALHKTNELLTDKEKEVQDLEEEVEYYRIKFGDVSMMEDDELRLASDDVIIPGQERLYILQNLRKLENKLVLLSHDDGIEENSSDNFRSFSMGVGSRNSTGIDVSLVDDISSLIRRLEMESLKGTHSSLETSVSSFCRRDEALKVHPDDGFTDDE, encoded by the exons ATGGCTACGAAAGACACTTCATTTGTTCAATCACAATCACAGGAAGGTCGCCAAGATATCATTTCTGCTTTGTCTTCAGCTGTTTTTGAATGGTTACTGATGTTTATGTTGTTCATTGACTcctgtttttcacatttaataATGAGATTTGCCGCTTACTGCAAGTTACATTTACCATGCCTAATATGCTCAAGACTTGACCATGTTTTCGGCAATGCGAAACATAAATTCTATTGGGATATGATATGTGGGAATCATAAACAGGAGATATCATCTCTTGTATTTTGTCGAGTGCATAATAAACTCGGAGATGTTAATGGAATGTGTGAAAACTGTCTTTTCTCTTTCGCTACTATAGATAAGTCAAATGCTGAAACATACAGATTATTGGTTGGTAAAATGGGAGCTGGAGATGAGTTTGATGATGACCCATCTTTTGCTGATCGCGAATATGGTCTGAGTAGATGTTCTTGCTGTAATGGTGTTTGGACTAAAAAGATTCACACTGCGAGTCCTCATCTTTCAGCGAAATCAGCTCGGTTGGACCATACTGAACTTGACGCACTTTTATCAGTCGGTAGTGAATATGActtgaagaggaagaagatcGGGGAGGAAACTTCTTCTAGATCTTTTAAAGCCCCATTGAAGATGAGGAATAATAGCTTTGATCCTCCTTTATACGATGTAGGATACACAAAGGTCAAGATTACATCAGACAGTGAATCTGAAGACACGATTCATGAAAATGGTGATGATGagcatcaaaatattaatttcgaTCATGATTTGGGCTTGGAGAGATTAATTAATCTGGATTCTTTGTCTAAGCTTGACAAAATGGTAGATAGTGAATATggcttgaagaagaagaagaccttGAAGGAAACTACTTCTAGATCTTTTGAAGCTCCATTGATGATGAGAAAGAATAGTTTTGATACTCCTTTATACGATTCTGGATACACAAAGGTCAAGATTACATCTGACACTGAATCTGAAGATTTGATTCATGAAAATGGCGATGATGAGCATCAAACTGTTAATTTCGATCATGATTTGGGCTTGGAGAGATTGATACCTCTGGATTCTTTCTCTGAGCTCGACGAAATGGTAGACTCTCAAGTGGTGCTTGTCAATGTTGACAATTCTGTTTCAGCAGTTGGGCATGGATTGGAAGAGTTGAATTGGTCACAGGTTGAACAGAAGAGATATGAAGAGTCTTCTACAAAGAAGTGGAAACACTTTGATGAGAAGTGGCCGTCATCTGACATTATTGCAATCCTTTGTCAAGAAGAAGTAACTACAACAACCT CTACATTGGAGCAAAAAGTTGACAACGAGGATGGAGTGGTATCTGAAATCGAAACTAGTCCAAAAATGAACCATGTTGCAG GGGATGTGGAGCAAAATTCTGGTGATAGCCTGATGGTGAATATTGAAACTTCAGAAAGAAGCATTATTGGAAGCGAAACTAGTCAACTTTTTCCAAATGATTTGGAACTTGGAGATGCTTATAAACTGGCTGTTGCTAACAAGTCAAGACAGTTATCTGGAAAGTTCCTACAGCAAATATCTCAAAAGGAGTCAACCCGACTTAGTGAAGATTTGAAGCTATTGTTGTCACAAATGACATCTAATCGAGGATCTGAGCTACCACCCTACGATATGAGCCCTCGGGTATCTGTAGTTAGTAGAATATCCCTCGAGAGAAATGAATCCGGGTTATCTTTAGATGGAAGTGTGGTTGGCGAGATTGAAGGAGAAAATGAGATTGACAGATTGAAACGTCAGGCTGAGTATGATAAGAAAATAATGAACGCTTTATACAAGGAGCTTGAAGAGGAAAGGAATGCTTCGGCTGTTGCTGCGAATCAGGCAATGGCCATGATCACGAAATTGCAGGAGGAGAAGGCAGCTGTTCATATGGAGGCCTTGCAATGCATTCGTGTGATGGAAGAACAAGCCGAGTATGATGTCGAGGCACTTCACAAGACGAATGAGCTTCTTACGGATAAGGAAAAAGAAGTTCAAGATCTTGAAGAAGAGGTTGAGTATTATAGAATTAAGTTCGGTGATGTTTCGATGATGGAGGATGATGAGTTGCGATTAGCCTCTGATGATGTCATCATTCCGGGTCAAGAGAGATTGTACATTTTACAGAACTTGAGAAAATTGGAGAACAAGCTCGTACTATTATCTCATGATGATGGCATTGAAGAAAACAGTTCAGACAATTTTCGAAGTTTCAGTATGGGGGTTGGAAGTAGAAATAGTACTGGAATCGATGTTTCTCTTGTTGATGATATTTCCAGCCTAATTCGCAGGCTGGAGATGGAGAGTCTTAAAGGAACACATAGTTCTCTTGAGACTTCTGTCAGTTCATTCTGCAGAAGAGATGAAGCACTGAAAGTTCACCCAGATGATGGCTTTACTGATGATGAATGA